In the genome of Palaemon carinicauda isolate YSFRI2023 chromosome 20, ASM3689809v2, whole genome shotgun sequence, one region contains:
- the LOC137660123 gene encoding KRAB-A domain-containing protein 2-like translates to MAVETMTKELQVKYANIQRDTIELFKLLCLECQRKRKRPMTKGVVVKPILSTEFSSRGQVDLIDMQSMSCRTFKWIMVYQDHLTKFCVLRQLTSKRAAEVAFQLANIFLFLGAPVILQSDNGSKFTAQIITKLRSLWPELSIVHGKP, encoded by the coding sequence ATGGCGGTCGAGACAATGACAAAAGAACTCCAAGTGAAATATGCCAACATTCAGAGAGATACAATTGAACTATTCAAGTTGTTATGCCTGGAATGCCAGAGAAAGAGAAAGCGACCAATGACAAAGGGTGTCGTAGTTAAACCTATTCTGAGTACTGAATTTTCATCACGTGGCCAGGTTGATCTCATAGACATGCAGTCTATGTCATGTAGAACCTTCAAATGGATTATGGTTTACCAAGACCATCTGACAAAGTTCTGCGTTCTACGTCAGCTCACATCAAAGCGTGCAGCTGAAGTAGCATTCCAACTTGCTAATATCTTTCTATTTCTGGGTGCTCCTGTAATCCTTCAATCAGACAATGGTTCTAAGTTTACAGCTCAGATTATTACTAAACTACGTTCTTTGTGGCCTGAATTGTCAATCGTTCACGGCAAGCCTTGA